The following proteins are encoded in a genomic region of Rhodothermales bacterium:
- a CDS encoding ATPase domain-containing protein translates to MTGIDAVDASWGGLYQGGTYLCYGDAASGRGLLAMMFLQAGVEQGESCLFISPGRPQDWFIQADSVSFDLQGAYEQGLVRLLWIPDVSGLHHLDDQMAARALSDFVTIVAQERPMRVVINDFMPFMQFRSFDGFRQAFLGALEALSATETTILLLLPDPINPVSQKIIDFVRNYVSGSIHLELDASSSAGATRRMTLLPGIGHVLHEQIEHWDIASEGGAPRPSARGPLRVRTAAGKKAHSFSPVEQAAGARAATPAFAAQPAGGIVDRAEFVDALRLCYKRRGQDKGSFTLMALRIDANNPTPSPVPFPELADHVERVLRADDRLLVDPTSRRLVVLMPEARPDLVQRFFDALQKSLAREYPSSQQHLLESVSVVVVPDGQPFERAEDFMAYAMEAR, encoded by the coding sequence TTGACTGGCATTGACGCGGTAGACGCCTCCTGGGGAGGTCTATACCAGGGCGGCACCTATCTATGTTACGGAGATGCGGCCAGCGGACGCGGCCTGCTGGCCATGATGTTTCTTCAGGCCGGCGTCGAGCAAGGCGAGTCGTGCCTTTTTATTTCGCCTGGCCGGCCGCAGGATTGGTTCATCCAGGCGGACTCTGTCTCCTTCGACCTCCAGGGCGCCTACGAACAGGGCCTCGTCCGCCTCCTCTGGATTCCCGACGTCTCCGGGCTCCATCATCTGGACGATCAGATGGCCGCGCGCGCCCTGAGCGATTTCGTCACCATCGTCGCGCAGGAGCGGCCGATGCGCGTCGTGATCAACGACTTCATGCCGTTCATGCAGTTCCGCTCGTTCGACGGGTTCCGCCAGGCCTTTCTCGGCGCCCTCGAAGCGCTGAGCGCTACGGAGACGACGATTCTCTTGCTGCTGCCGGATCCGATCAATCCGGTCTCCCAGAAGATCATCGATTTTGTACGCAACTACGTTAGTGGGAGCATCCATCTCGAACTCGATGCTTCATCAAGCGCGGGGGCAACCCGTCGGATGACGCTCCTTCCGGGCATCGGGCATGTGCTTCACGAACAGATCGAGCACTGGGATATCGCCTCGGAAGGGGGCGCGCCGAGACCATCGGCCCGTGGTCCCCTGCGCGTACGGACGGCCGCCGGCAAGAAGGCGCACTCGTTCAGCCCGGTTGAGCAGGCCGCCGGCGCGCGCGCGGCCACGCCGGCCTTCGCCGCCCAGCCGGCGGGGGGCATCGTGGATCGAGCCGAGTTTGTCGACGCCCTGCGTCTCTGTTACAAGCGACGCGGCCAGGATAAGGGCTCGTTTACGCTGATGGCGCTCCGAATCGATGCGAATAACCCGACGCCCTCTCCGGTTCCGTTTCCTGAGCTGGCGGACCACGTGGAACGCGTTTTGAGGGCGGATGACCGACTCCTGGTCGACCCAACATCTCGCCGGCTGGTCGTGCTCATGCCCGAAGCGCGGCCGGACCTGGTGCAGCGGTTCTTCGATGCCTTACAGAAAAGCCTCGCTCGGGAGTACCCGTCCAGCCAGCAACATCTACTGGAAAGCGTCTCGGTGGTAGTCGTACCCGATGGGCAGCCCTTCGAGCGCGCCGAAGATTTCATGGCGTACGCCATGGAGGCCCGATGA
- a CDS encoding tetratricopeptide repeat protein, which produces MKDIVYIVFWCLLFAARPAGAQLSDVQAQAVPVAGAPARDIDVLGHYVAANPGDFQARRQYADALYDAGRFREAAHQYDVYLQGMQGSPESVHRFLVALASYDGDNARGERVAQRYIAFFPTDADLYMRLGYFRLWQGKYDGAVEAFEQALRLAPGSTEARQGLQATREGRAVIDRLTTPPPVRAANPTEQPLLDERRYRFIEELLAYKRYADAYDQLMLLSERHTETQRWLAMYETIDRGLVASAGSTPAYPVDRYTFLLQQHPYDKTLRFRLVDALADAGRIAEAYTVLLDQDYMSPQDTAYVRRLAMLESERAMLAEGYMAKLEARFANESNDRDVLRELIDAFLAQRRSDEALILYERMLASYPEDSATRLDYAGLLAQNGLFTEAFSQAERLLALDTTDVDYRLLYARLEIASGEITPRSDWYLETHLQRYPEDADALLDRAERELALGNQDEADRHLRRAFAVGAPSDRNRMYAIDARIERAIQRRAVERETQALSEARMLGGLGNVTAAVEAYERYFLVAGRRPRAALVEMAEVHAAAGQYGAAIGILESLQALQYEYALASRIARYRYYIQDHAGAIRDLEAMVARNPRDMEARDLLAQVYDESRRFNQSDSVYHDHVERLALFSRLEPIAEERLSQRIMLVEHLLDTDYVGLFVPVSQYIAARGTITRYEHWAQGMLTQVTIPRQPHPFVLTAGLISHFQNGTRRLLPDSGRSLERTNQVMVGGIFNLANPARDASSFTSRMSLSAGLFDYAGGRTTGFAEITYLNRIAGDYQFSLGLRNTEGATVLWSPAGGQFGLRLTQFEAKGRKLLLKNDRLSLQGGLAVNAVRGLADSTATGVGDNVGTDLRLEGSYLIVPFTRFGLSYNGINYRDILETYFSPQDYRAYDMWVEYEREFKIDWYIRARATTGLVSYRRDAIAARIESDLIYRIVDQVSVSLSASAGYSVRFLEGTGILRDDRYRMVVFSGSLYWTL; this is translated from the coding sequence ATGAAGGATATTGTTTACATCGTTTTCTGGTGCTTGCTATTCGCGGCCCGCCCGGCCGGCGCGCAGCTGAGCGATGTACAGGCGCAGGCCGTGCCGGTTGCCGGCGCGCCGGCGCGAGACATCGACGTGCTCGGCCATTATGTGGCCGCGAATCCGGGAGATTTCCAGGCCCGCCGCCAGTACGCCGATGCCCTCTACGATGCCGGTCGTTTTCGAGAGGCCGCCCATCAATATGACGTCTACCTCCAGGGCATGCAGGGCAGCCCGGAGTCCGTCCACCGCTTCCTCGTCGCCCTGGCGTCGTATGACGGCGACAACGCCCGCGGCGAGCGTGTCGCCCAGCGCTATATCGCCTTTTTCCCGACGGATGCGGACCTCTACATGCGCCTTGGGTATTTCCGGCTGTGGCAGGGTAAGTACGATGGGGCCGTCGAGGCCTTCGAACAGGCGCTCCGACTCGCGCCCGGCAGCACGGAGGCGCGCCAGGGTCTGCAGGCTACTCGGGAAGGGCGCGCTGTCATCGACCGTCTTACCACCCCGCCGCCCGTGCGCGCGGCGAATCCGACCGAGCAACCGCTGCTCGATGAACGTCGGTACCGGTTTATCGAAGAGCTCCTCGCGTACAAACGATACGCCGACGCCTACGACCAGCTCATGCTGCTCTCCGAGCGCCACACCGAGACCCAACGCTGGCTCGCGATGTACGAAACCATCGACCGCGGGCTGGTGGCTTCAGCCGGCTCCACTCCGGCGTATCCCGTCGATCGATATACGTTTCTCCTCCAGCAACATCCCTACGATAAGACGCTCCGCTTCCGGCTGGTAGATGCCCTCGCCGACGCCGGCCGTATCGCGGAGGCGTACACGGTGCTGCTGGATCAGGATTATATGTCGCCCCAGGATACGGCCTATGTTCGCCGGCTGGCAATGCTCGAATCCGAACGCGCCATGCTGGCGGAAGGGTATATGGCGAAGCTCGAGGCACGCTTCGCCAATGAATCCAACGACCGCGATGTGCTCCGCGAGTTGATCGACGCGTTCCTGGCCCAGCGACGCTCCGACGAGGCGCTCATACTCTACGAGCGGATGCTGGCCTCGTACCCGGAAGATAGCGCTACCCGTCTCGACTACGCTGGCCTGCTCGCACAAAACGGCCTGTTCACTGAAGCCTTCTCCCAGGCCGAGCGGCTCCTGGCACTCGATACGACGGATGTCGACTATCGCTTGCTCTACGCACGTCTCGAAATTGCTTCCGGCGAGATCACGCCGCGTTCGGACTGGTACCTCGAAACCCACCTCCAGCGGTATCCGGAAGATGCCGACGCCCTGCTGGATCGCGCCGAACGCGAGCTGGCCCTGGGGAACCAGGACGAAGCCGATCGTCATCTGCGCCGGGCGTTTGCTGTCGGCGCGCCGTCGGATCGAAACCGCATGTATGCGATCGACGCCCGGATCGAGCGCGCGATCCAGCGCCGCGCGGTGGAGCGCGAGACGCAGGCGCTGAGCGAGGCCCGCATGCTCGGCGGACTCGGTAATGTGACGGCGGCGGTTGAGGCCTACGAGCGGTACTTTCTGGTAGCCGGCCGCCGGCCGCGCGCCGCGCTGGTCGAGATGGCCGAAGTGCATGCCGCCGCCGGCCAGTATGGCGCGGCGATCGGTATCCTCGAGAGTCTGCAGGCCCTGCAGTATGAATATGCCCTCGCGAGCCGCATCGCGCGCTACCGGTATTACATCCAGGACCATGCCGGCGCCATCCGCGATCTTGAGGCCATGGTCGCGCGCAATCCACGCGACATGGAAGCCCGCGATCTCCTCGCTCAGGTCTACGACGAGTCCCGCCGGTTTAACCAGTCGGATTCCGTCTACCACGACCACGTCGAACGCCTGGCGCTGTTCTCCCGTCTCGAGCCGATCGCCGAGGAACGGCTCAGTCAGCGGATCATGCTCGTCGAGCACCTGCTTGATACCGACTATGTGGGCCTCTTCGTGCCGGTCTCCCAGTACATCGCCGCCCGGGGCACGATCACCCGCTATGAACACTGGGCCCAGGGGATGCTCACCCAGGTCACCATCCCCCGACAGCCGCACCCGTTTGTGCTCACTGCCGGCCTCATCTCCCATTTCCAGAACGGCACGCGCCGGCTGCTGCCCGACTCGGGCCGTTCGCTGGAGCGGACCAATCAGGTGATGGTCGGGGGGATCTTCAACCTCGCCAACCCCGCGCGCGACGCGTCGTCGTTCACGAGCCGGATGTCGCTGTCGGCCGGGTTGTTCGATTACGCCGGCGGCCGCACGACCGGTTTCGCGGAGATCACCTACCTGAACCGCATCGCCGGCGACTACCAGTTCTCGCTCGGCCTGCGCAACACGGAGGGCGCCACGGTGCTCTGGTCGCCGGCCGGCGGTCAGTTCGGCCTGCGCCTTACCCAGTTCGAGGCGAAAGGGCGCAAGCTGCTCTTGAAAAATGACCGACTCAGCCTGCAAGGCGGCCTCGCCGTGAACGCCGTTCGCGGCCTCGCGGATAGCACAGCCACCGGGGTCGGAGACAACGTGGGTACCGATCTCCGCCTTGAAGGTAGCTACCTGATCGTACCCTTTACCCGTTTCGGGCTCTCTTACAACGGGATCAACTATCGGGACATCCTCGAGACGTACTTCTCCCCCCAGGATTACCGTGCATACGATATGTGGGTGGAGTACGAGCGCGAATTTAAGATCGACTGGTACATCCGCGCGCGCGCCACCACGGGCCTCGTTTCCTACCGTCGCGACGCGATCGCGGCGCGGATCGAGTCGGACCTGATCTACCGCATCGTCGATCAGGTATCGGTGAGTCTCAGCGCCAGCGCCGGCTACTCCGTGCGCTTCCTCGAGGGCACCGGTATTCTACGCGACGATCGGTATCGCATGGTGGTATTTTCCGGCTCCCTGTACTGGACGCTTTAG
- a CDS encoding glycosyltransferase family 2 protein, with amino-acid sequence MGFIEELRDWLQVRSEGGADGPRVPAEGGGASSARREGVVAPARASRSGLPQPISSIPFQPIVVPRADVVEDKGRKYLMRILTYGSLSFFLFVVIYVFMEDPGNFLLRWTGKKSTLSWQGLGVYSSIVALVLFLIILLIRYLTQLNTAYLATTKHTLTEETPRHLPPVSIIVPAYNEGKLLQTTIHSLLHLDYPQYEIIIVDDGSKDDTAFIARSLVGNYGKAHVKLVEKPNGGKSTALNAGIQVSEYDFVLCVDGDSQLSPNTLKAAIRHFDQPDIGAVAGNVKVDNRDNIWTTLQALEYVEGLNMARSAQSLFKLVNIIPGPLGLFRKQAIVDAGYYSSDTFAEDCDLTLKIIRQGWRVEYEPNARSYTEAPNTLTNLLKQRYRWTRGIIQAIRKHRDLFFNPTINFGGTVVLWSLAFESLIWPVMNVFANLYFIFIATAFGLIYFLAYWWLSLTILDLIAALYCVAVEKEEARLIFYSLFYRLFFILIIDVCKTFATIEEFLGLGMVWGKLERIGQQA; translated from the coding sequence ATGGGTTTTATAGAAGAATTGCGGGATTGGCTGCAGGTGCGCTCCGAGGGTGGAGCAGACGGCCCGAGGGTGCCGGCCGAAGGGGGTGGGGCGTCGTCTGCGCGGCGTGAAGGCGTCGTCGCGCCGGCGCGTGCGTCGCGAAGCGGCCTGCCGCAGCCCATCTCCAGCATACCGTTCCAGCCGATCGTGGTGCCCCGCGCCGATGTCGTCGAAGACAAGGGCCGCAAGTATCTCATGCGGATCCTGACCTACGGTAGCCTGTCGTTTTTCCTCTTCGTGGTGATCTATGTCTTCATGGAGGATCCCGGGAATTTCCTCCTGCGGTGGACGGGCAAAAAAAGCACGCTGTCGTGGCAGGGGCTGGGTGTCTATTCGTCTATCGTCGCGCTGGTGCTGTTCCTGATCATCCTTCTGATTCGGTACCTTACGCAGCTGAATACCGCGTACCTGGCCACGACCAAGCACACCCTCACCGAAGAGACGCCGCGCCACCTGCCGCCGGTGTCGATCATCGTGCCGGCGTACAACGAAGGCAAGCTGCTGCAGACGACGATCCACTCGCTCCTGCACCTCGATTATCCCCAGTACGAGATCATCATCGTCGACGATGGTTCGAAGGACGACACGGCGTTTATCGCCCGATCGCTGGTGGGCAACTACGGTAAGGCGCACGTCAAACTCGTCGAAAAACCGAACGGTGGGAAGTCGACCGCGCTCAACGCCGGCATCCAGGTGTCAGAGTACGATTTTGTGTTGTGTGTCGATGGCGACTCCCAGCTCTCGCCGAACACCCTCAAGGCGGCGATCCGGCATTTCGACCAGCCGGATATCGGGGCCGTCGCCGGCAACGTAAAGGTGGATAATCGGGATAACATCTGGACCACACTTCAGGCGCTCGAATATGTCGAGGGTCTCAACATGGCCCGCTCGGCCCAGAGCCTGTTTAAACTCGTCAACATTATCCCAGGGCCGCTCGGGCTCTTTCGGAAACAGGCGATTGTCGACGCCGGCTACTACAGCTCCGACACGTTCGCCGAGGACTGCGACCTCACGCTCAAGATCATTCGGCAGGGATGGCGCGTAGAATACGAACCCAACGCCCGTTCCTACACCGAAGCCCCGAACACGCTCACCAACCTGCTCAAGCAACGGTATCGGTGGACTCGTGGCATCATCCAGGCGATTCGTAAACACCGCGACCTCTTTTTTAACCCGACGATCAATTTCGGCGGTACGGTCGTGCTCTGGTCGTTGGCGTTCGAGTCGCTTATCTGGCCGGTGATGAACGTCTTCGCGAACCTCTATTTCATCTTCATAGCCACCGCCTTCGGCTTGATCTACTTCCTGGCCTACTGGTGGCTTAGTCTCACGATCCTTGATCTCATCGCGGCCCTGTATTGTGTGGCTGTCGAAAAAGAGGAAGCCCGGCTGATTTTTTATTCGCTCTTTTATCGACTCTTCTTCATTCTCATCATCGATGTCTGCAAAACGTTTGCAACCATCGAGGAATTCCTCGGGCTTGGGATGGTCTGGGGGAAATTGGAACGAATTGGGCAGCAGGCCTGA